In Dyadobacter subterraneus, a single genomic region encodes these proteins:
- a CDS encoding right-handed parallel beta-helix repeat-containing protein has product MNKVSSLTAILLFLFIQNLSAQTVYVDAIKGNDSGAGTLQAPLSSIQKAVDLVADFTGKEDIHIKLLPGLYLLKDKVVLDKIRNESSWLSIEAAVMPDNPDWEPTKMPVIQSVSSNNSVTQFPHSIGFLIASNNVALKGLKFTGNANPDVKYYYPVNRENESLKGLDISQCYFIGERNSSPIQGSIWAHGAGTHVDHCIFYGCKNALLLFKSISDFSLTNSIIYGAYEAAVWFGPFSSDFVFKNNIVSNCTYFWLRAENTFPKYTFNNSLIINNEGFMGYYAKDGAIPADKNEHTENQIRKSGKLILSEVKTSGLPKDYLNPTKGSAGKELGAGIFINPKN; this is encoded by the coding sequence ATGAACAAAGTAAGTTCTTTGACAGCGATCCTGCTGTTTTTATTTATTCAGAATCTGAGCGCGCAAACTGTCTATGTTGACGCCATAAAAGGTAATGATTCCGGCGCAGGAACTTTGCAAGCTCCGTTATCAAGTATTCAAAAAGCGGTTGATTTGGTCGCCGATTTTACTGGAAAAGAAGATATTCATATCAAGTTATTGCCCGGTTTATATCTTCTGAAAGATAAGGTTGTCCTGGATAAAATACGGAATGAGTCCTCCTGGCTTAGCATCGAAGCAGCGGTGATGCCCGATAATCCTGATTGGGAACCCACAAAAATGCCTGTTATTCAATCGGTTTCTTCAAATAATTCTGTAACACAATTTCCGCACAGTATAGGATTTTTAATTGCTTCAAATAATGTCGCACTCAAAGGGCTGAAATTTACCGGCAATGCAAATCCGGACGTGAAATATTATTACCCGGTCAACAGGGAAAATGAAAGTTTGAAGGGGCTGGATATTTCTCAATGTTATTTCATCGGTGAAAGAAATTCATCTCCAATCCAGGGAAGTATCTGGGCGCATGGTGCGGGAACACATGTGGATCATTGCATTTTCTACGGCTGTAAAAACGCGCTGCTTTTGTTCAAATCCATCAGTGATTTTTCGCTTACCAATTCCATTATTTATGGAGCTTATGAAGCGGCAGTATGGTTTGGGCCTTTTAGTTCTGATTTTGTTTTTAAAAATAACATCGTTTCCAATTGTACTTATTTCTGGTTAAGAGCGGAAAATACCTTTCCAAAATACACTTTCAATAATTCCCTGATTATTAATAATGAAGGATTTATGGGCTATTACGCCAAGGATGGTGCCATTCCTGCCGACAAAAACGAACATACAGAAAACCAGATCCGGAAATCCGGCAAATTGATTTTGAGCGAAGTAAAAACAAGCGGTTTGCCAAAAGATTATTTAAACCCTACAAAGGGATCTGCCGGAAAGGAATTAGGTGCAGGCATTTTTATCAATCCGAAAAATTAA